A stretch of Candidatus Stygibacter australis DNA encodes these proteins:
- a CDS encoding MotA/TolQ/ExbB proton channel family protein — protein MRLSVYIGYLLGIIVIVGTIITKEDTSYFIDPGALAIVLGGTIAALLVHFSPKAFTSAFSSFSKLFTEKPYTAKQMMNSMVSLSRDVRNNGIRSILSSSTVTGNKFLENALMLVADGEEIEFIEETLIQESITITERYALGEQVFKTGGSLAPQFGMMGTIIGLIAMLNRVEDPASIPAAMGLALVTTLYGLIMSALFFKPAAGKIRIKNQIDTKVREIIIQGIISINNGDNPQITKEKLSIYLD, from the coding sequence ATGAGATTATCTGTATATATTGGCTATCTTCTTGGAATCATAGTTATTGTGGGAACTATTATCACAAAAGAAGATACAAGTTATTTCATTGATCCTGGAGCTTTGGCAATCGTGTTGGGTGGAACCATTGCTGCCTTACTGGTACATTTCTCACCCAAAGCATTTACTTCTGCGTTTTCTTCATTTTCCAAACTTTTTACTGAAAAACCCTATACTGCAAAACAAATGATGAATTCCATGGTCTCACTCAGTCGTGATGTACGTAATAATGGTATCAGGTCAATTCTCAGCAGTAGTACTGTAACAGGAAACAAGTTTCTGGAGAATGCTTTGATGCTCGTTGCTGATGGTGAAGAAATTGAATTTATTGAAGAGACACTGATCCAGGAAAGTATCACTATTACAGAACGTTATGCTTTGGGAGAGCAGGTCTTTAAAACCGGGGGTAGTCTGGCTCCTCAATTTGGTATGATGGGTACGATTATTGGTCTTATTGCCATGTTGAATAGAGTGGAAGACCCTGCTTCAATACCTGCTGCCATGGGTTTGGCACTTGTTACTACTCTTTATGGGCTGATTATGTCTGCTCTGTTTTTCAAACCAGCTGCTGGTAAGATCAGAATTAAAAATCAGATAGATACCAAAGTTAGAGAAATTATCATTCAGGGCATTATTTCTATTAATAATGGTGATAATCCCCAGATTACTAAAGAAAAACTCTCAATTTATCTTGATTAA
- a CDS encoding SO_0444 family Cu/Zn efflux transporter yields MNNLLTAIYGIYLEIAPYLFIGLTFAGLMHVLLKGDFILRQLGKANIWSIIKAAVFGVPLPLCSCGVVPTAMHLKRKGASNGATISFLTSTPQTGIDSIIPTFGMLGWFMGIYRPLTALLMGIIAGVITNKIKPEDKLENIESAAQSCCLTCECDDPNCTHPSHPWNRPKQRENAESCSCGTGHDNDHDHISDRQTNVFKKFIAYAYGDFIDDISTQLVVGIILAGLITWLIPDGFFEKYGGQGFLGMIFMIIVGLPMYVCATGSIPIAVSLIMKGISPGAAFVFLVVGPATNAASLTVIASSLGKKVTAIYVAVLTICALGFGMLLNVLVDNFGITVNVKHMTHNMGRSIWLDIITIIFTVILVLSFWRKYRPRRKIKVEPIKGVVMKKYIIEDMHCNHCVKTITSAVEELAGAEEVMIDLNQKTMEVIGDATDEEIMDKVKSTGYKIEIAEEN; encoded by the coding sequence AGATTTCATTCTCAGGCAATTAGGTAAAGCTAATATCTGGTCTATTATCAAAGCAGCAGTATTTGGCGTACCATTGCCATTATGTTCCTGCGGAGTAGTACCCACGGCGATGCACCTTAAGCGAAAAGGAGCTTCTAATGGAGCAACAATATCCTTTTTAACCTCTACCCCTCAAACCGGGATTGACAGTATAATACCCACTTTTGGCATGTTAGGCTGGTTTATGGGGATCTACCGTCCCCTAACAGCACTTTTGATGGGAATCATTGCTGGTGTGATAACCAATAAGATCAAGCCGGAAGATAAACTGGAAAATATAGAATCTGCTGCTCAATCATGTTGTCTGACATGCGAATGTGACGATCCAAACTGCACACATCCTTCTCATCCCTGGAACCGACCGAAGCAGAGAGAAAATGCCGAAAGCTGTTCATGTGGAACAGGTCATGATAATGATCATGATCATATTTCTGACAGGCAAACTAATGTTTTCAAGAAGTTTATTGCCTATGCTTACGGTGATTTTATTGATGATATCTCCACTCAACTGGTGGTGGGAATCATCTTAGCTGGACTTATCACCTGGCTGATACCAGATGGTTTCTTCGAGAAGTATGGCGGACAAGGTTTTCTGGGAATGATCTTTATGATCATTGTAGGTCTTCCGATGTATGTTTGTGCTACGGGCTCAATACCAATAGCCGTAAGCCTGATCATGAAAGGGATCTCACCCGGAGCAGCATTCGTATTTCTGGTTGTGGGACCAGCAACCAATGCGGCATCATTAACTGTGATCGCCAGCAGTCTGGGCAAAAAAGTTACTGCAATATATGTGGCAGTTCTGACCATTTGTGCTTTAGGTTTTGGTATGCTGCTAAATGTGCTGGTAGATAATTTTGGCATCACTGTAAATGTGAAGCACATGACACATAATATGGGCAGAAGTATCTGGCTTGACATTATAACGATAATATTTACTGTAATTCTGGTTCTATCATTTTGGCGTAAGTATAGACCACGCAGGAAAATTAAGGTTGAGCCGATAAAAGGAGTAGTAATGAAAAAATATATTATAGAAGATATGCATTGCAATCATTGCGTGAAAACTATCACATCAGCAGTGGAAGAACTTGCTGGTGCAGAAGAAGTGATGATTGACCTTAATCAGAAAACAATGGAAGTCATAGGCGATGCAACAGATGAAGAGATTATGGACAAAGTGAAATCAACTGGTTACAAAATAGAAATAGCAGAGGAGAACTAA
- a CDS encoding FliG C-terminal domain-containing protein: MKKIIVILALLLMATALCAQTTDIETVMEIQAERELADWIESMLYPIVGDNVAIVDMTLRYPSEGLKVFGSTLDTERSLPGLPMARSSGVMPSEIAGEETYPTIVMKKVVTIYLSKKTTDEMEEFVRQNVASWVNISPDKGDKLDVKRVLNLIADETGESGDTITQTQDYRNYIIMIGALLLFLMLIFLIIFSTRMNKLSKSLKEVNIPGLEGALRAPSVTQTSAGKRESGSKEPVTVRLLPQEKKEEETLSFHFVQNLSINGCGQLLGNESPEAAAFVLSQLSPEFVSDFFNNFTGNTDILLTAMIKGKQLIRPEIVKLHQRLSQNYHNQMEKESLSYNNQSLIAELINNLPAKTSEKLYGRVHSIDAGFASIMRKDVILLDDLVDLETQQIESLIRYIDRNILINYLSIAPPLVKEKFFNNMTSRNRELFDDEMQNIKPLSDEDIIIVQDQMLNSVRNLLLKA; this comes from the coding sequence AGATATTGAAACTGTAATGGAGATACAGGCTGAAAGAGAGCTGGCAGACTGGATTGAAAGTATGCTTTATCCCATTGTGGGAGATAATGTTGCTATCGTGGATATGACACTGCGTTATCCTTCTGAAGGGCTCAAAGTTTTTGGCTCCACCCTTGATACCGAACGAAGTCTGCCCGGATTACCAATGGCTCGCTCCAGCGGTGTGATGCCAAGTGAGATAGCGGGTGAAGAAACCTACCCCACCATCGTAATGAAAAAGGTAGTCACTATTTACCTAAGTAAAAAAACTACTGATGAAATGGAAGAATTTGTACGGCAGAATGTAGCCAGCTGGGTTAATATAAGTCCCGATAAAGGTGATAAACTTGATGTCAAACGAGTTCTTAACCTTATAGCTGATGAAACCGGGGAATCTGGAGATACAATTACTCAGACCCAGGACTACCGTAATTACATCATTATGATCGGTGCTTTGCTGCTTTTCCTCATGCTGATATTTCTAATCATCTTTTCCACTCGCATGAACAAACTTTCCAAATCATTAAAGGAAGTAAATATTCCAGGCTTGGAAGGTGCTCTCCGTGCTCCCTCAGTTACTCAAACTTCTGCCGGTAAGCGTGAAAGTGGGTCCAAAGAACCAGTTACTGTAAGATTACTGCCTCAGGAAAAGAAAGAGGAAGAAACTCTCAGTTTTCATTTCGTACAAAATCTTTCCATTAATGGTTGTGGACAATTGCTGGGCAATGAATCACCTGAAGCAGCAGCATTTGTACTTTCTCAACTTTCTCCGGAATTTGTGAGTGATTTCTTTAATAATTTTACTGGGAATACGGATATTCTGCTTACTGCCATGATCAAAGGTAAGCAGCTAATTCGTCCTGAAATTGTTAAATTGCATCAGAGACTATCTCAAAATTATCATAATCAGATGGAAAAAGAAAGCCTTTCATATAACAACCAATCACTGATTGCTGAATTGATCAATAATTTACCGGCAAAAACTTCAGAGAAACTCTATGGTAGAGTACATTCTATCGATGCCGGTTTTGCAAGTATTATGAGAAAAGATGTTATACTGCTTGATGATCTAGTTGATCTTGAAACACAGCAAATTGAAAGTTTGATCAGATATATTGATAGAAATATTCTGATAAATTATCTGTCTATCGCTCCTCCTCTTGTTAAAGAGAAATTCTTTAATAACATGACCAGTCGTAACAGAGAATTGTTTGATGATGAAATGCAAAACATTAAGCCACTATCCGATGAAGACATCATTATTGTTCAAGATCAAATGCTGAATTCTGTTCGAAATCTGCTGTTGAAGGCATAG
- a CDS encoding DUF302 domain-containing protein, with amino-acid sequence MKKIIYLIVGLLLGAILMGTVIWNKMPDLMLINLESKYDFQSTVDKLIIAAYDNGWEVVNEVDVQERIMSFDYGDILRMQIIEICHADHSYTILQDDNNKKIAGIMPCRFAVYETHEGKVMISKMNIGLLSKMFGGVIQQVMGVVAEEEKAMLKTVIE; translated from the coding sequence ATGAAAAAAATAATCTATTTGATAGTGGGACTGCTTCTGGGTGCCATTTTAATGGGAACAGTGATCTGGAATAAAATGCCTGATCTGATGCTGATCAATCTGGAGAGTAAATATGATTTTCAGTCAACTGTTGATAAATTGATAATTGCAGCATATGATAATGGCTGGGAAGTAGTGAATGAAGTAGACGTTCAGGAACGGATCATGTCCTTTGATTATGGTGATATCCTGAGAATGCAGATAATTGAGATCTGCCATGCAGACCACTCTTATACCATACTGCAGGATGACAATAATAAGAAAATTGCCGGGATAATGCCCTGTCGATTTGCTGTATATGAAACCCATGAAGGTAAAGTAATGATATCTAAAATGAATATTGGCCTCTTGAGCAAGATGTTTGGTGGCGTAATCCAGCAAGTGATGGGTGTTGTGGCAGAAGAAGAAAAGGCAATGCTGAAAACTGTGATTGAATAA
- a CDS encoding flagellar motor protein MotB, giving the protein MANNKLKIEKLRRKMYELEEDLDDSQNYGDIMTPYGDLMTLLLVFFVFFFILSDIQKSQRIIEQNAKLSEEQAKVDSLLDLNETVITIPGEILFSSGKAELRWQSLRALAQVAENIKREIGDEEGWQIRIEGHTDNVPISTVKYESNWDLSMARALSIVKFFVENDFFPPDQLQAMGYGEFKPIAPNDTDENKRKNRRVEIRLTRKYQ; this is encoded by the coding sequence ATGGCAAATAATAAATTGAAAATAGAAAAACTCAGACGGAAAATGTACGAACTGGAAGAAGATCTGGATGATTCCCAGAATTACGGTGACATAATGACGCCTTATGGCGATCTCATGACACTGCTTCTGGTTTTCTTTGTTTTCTTCTTTATTCTTTCTGATATTCAAAAAAGTCAACGGATCATTGAGCAAAATGCCAAGCTTTCCGAAGAACAGGCAAAAGTTGACTCTCTACTTGATCTTAATGAAACTGTGATCACAATCCCCGGTGAGATCCTGTTTTCATCAGGTAAGGCTGAATTACGCTGGCAAAGCCTGCGTGCTCTGGCTCAGGTCGCTGAGAATATCAAAAGAGAGATCGGAGACGAAGAAGGCTGGCAAATTCGTATTGAAGGTCATACGGATAATGTCCCTATCAGCACCGTGAAATATGAATCTAACTGGGATCTTTCCATGGCGCGTGCTCTAAGTATTGTGAAATTCTTTGTCGAAAACGACTTTTTCCCACCAGATCAATTACAAGCTATGGGTTATGGCGAATTTAAACCCATAGCTCCCAATGACACTGACGAAAACAAGCGTAAAAATCGACGTGTGGAAATAAGACTTACCAGAAAGTATCAGTAA